In Piliocolobus tephrosceles isolate RC106 chromosome 6, ASM277652v3, whole genome shotgun sequence, the following are encoded in one genomic region:
- the PARP2 gene encoding poly [ADP-ribose] polymerase 2 — translation MAARRRQSTSGGRARALNESKRVNNGNTAPDDSSPAKKTRRCQRQGSKKMPVTGGNTNEDRTEDKQDESVKALLLKGKVPVDPECTAKVGKAHVYCEGSDVYDVMLNQTNLQFNNNKYYLIQLLEDDAQRNFSVWMRWGRVGKMGQHSLVACSGNLNKAKEIFEKKFLDKTKNNWEDREKFEKVPGKYDMLQMDYATNTQDEEETKKEESLKSALKPESQLDLRVQELIKLICNVQAMEEMMMEMKYNTKKAPLGKLTVAQIKAGYQSLKKIEDCIRAGQHGRVLMEACNEFYTRIPHDFGLCTPPLIRTQKELSEKIQLLEALGDIEIAIKLVKTELQSPEHPLNQHYRNLHCALRPLDHESYEFKVISQYLQSTHAPTHSDYTMTLLDLFEVEKEGEKEAFREDLHNRMLLWHGSRLSNWVGILSHGLRIAPPEAPITGYMFGKGIYFADMSSKSANYCFASHLKNTGLLLLSEVALGQCNELLEANPKAEGLLQGKHSTKGLGKMAPSSAHFVTLNGSTVPLGPASDTGILNPDGYTLNYNEYIVYNPNQVRMRYLLKVQFNFLQLW, via the exons ATGGCGGCGCGGCGACGACAGAGCACCAGCGGCGGCAGGGCGAGAG CAttaaatgaaagcaaaagagTTAATAATGGCAACACGGCTCCAGACGACTCTTCCCCTGCCAAGAAAACTCGCAGATGCCAGAGACAGGGGTCGAAAAAGATGCCTGTGACTGGAGGAAACACTAATGAGGACAGGACAGAAGACAAGCAAGATG AATCTGTGAAGGCCTTGCTGTTAAAGGGCAAAGTTCCTGTGGACCCAGAATGTACAGCCAAGGTGGGGAAG gCTCATGTGTATTGTGAAGGAAGTGATGTCTATGATGTCATGCTAAATCAG ACCAATCTCCAATTCAACAACAACAAGTACTATCTGATTCAGCTATTAGAAGATGATGCCCAGAGGAACTTCAGTGTTTGGATGAGATGGGGCCGAG TTGGGAAAATGGGACAGCACAGCCTGGTGGCTTGTTCAGGCAATCTCAACAAGGCCAAGGAAATCTTTGAGAAGAA ATTCCTTGACAAAACGAAAAACAATTGGGAAGATCGAGAAAAGTTTGAGAAGGTGCCTGGAAAATATGATATGCTACAGATGGACTATGCCACCAATACTCAG gatgaagaggaaacaaagaaagaggaatCTCTTAAATCTGCCTTGAAGCCAGAGTCACAGCTAGATCTTCGGGTACAGGAGTTAATAAAGTTAATCTGTAATGTTCAGGCCATGGAAGAAATGATGATGGAAATGAAGTATAATACCAAGAAAGCCCCACTTG ggaagctgacagtggcACAAATCAAGGCAGGTTACCAGTCTCTTAAGAAGATTGAGGATTGTATTCGGGCTGGCCAGCATGGACGAGTTCTCATGGAAGCATGCAATGAATTCTACACCAGGATTCCACATGACTTTGG ACTCTGTACTCCTCCACTAATCCGGACACAGAAGGAACTGTCAGAAAAAATACAATTACTAGAG GCTTTGGGAGACATTGAAATTGCTATTAAGCTGGTGAAAACAGAGCTACAAAGCCCAGAACACCCATTGAACCAACACTATAGAAACCTACATTGTGCCTTGCGCCCTCTTGACCATGAAAGTTACGAGTTCAAA GTGATTTCCCAGTACCTACAATCTACCCATGCTCCCACACACAGCGACTATACCATGACCTTGCTGGATTTGTTTGAAGTAGAGAAGGAGGGTgagaaagaagccttcagagagGACCTTCATAACAG GATGCTTCTATGGCATGGTTCCAGGCTGAGTAACTGGGTGGGAATCTTGAGCCATGGGCTTCGAATTGCCCCACCTGAAGCTCCCATCACAGGTTACATG tTTGGGAAAGGAATCTACTTTGCTGACATGTCTTCCAAGAGTGCCAATTACTGCTTTGCCTCTCACCTAAAGAATACAGGACTGCTGCTTTTATCAGAG GTAGCTCTAGGTCAGTGTAATGAACTACTAGAGGCCAATCCTAAGGCCGAAGGATTGCTTCAAGGTAAACACAGCACCAAGGGGCTGGGCAAGATGGCTCCCAGTTCTGCCCACTTTGTCACCCT GAATGGGAGTACAGTGCCATTAGGACCAGCAAGTGACACAGGAATTCTGAATCCAGATGGTTATACCCTCAACTACAATGAATATATTGTCTATAACCCCAACCAGGTCCGTATGCGGTACCTTTTAAAGGTTCAGTTTAATTTCCTGCAGCTCTGGTGA